Proteins co-encoded in one Brassica oleracea var. oleracea cultivar TO1000 chromosome C4, BOL, whole genome shotgun sequence genomic window:
- the LOC106339322 gene encoding BEL1-like homeodomain protein 1 produces MAAYFHGNPSEISAGTDGGLQTLILMNPTTYVQYTQQDDDSNNNNNSNNNANNNNSFVFLDSHAPPQNASQQFVGIPLSGHEAASITAADNISVLHGYPPRVQYSLYNSHQVDPTHQQAACETPRAQRGLSLSLSSQQQQQQQQHQTLHHVGFGSGPGEDIRVGPGSTGSGVTNGIANLVSSKYLKAAQELLDEVVNADSKDINTKSQLFSSKKGTSGTDNKAVGESSTGAGEGSGGGGEASGKRTVELGTAERQEIQMKKAKLSSMLHEVEQRYRQYHQQMQMVISSFEQAAGIGSAKLYTSLALKTISRQFRCLKEAIAGQIKAANKSLGEEDSVSGVGRLEGSRLKFVDHHLRQQRALQQLGMIQHPSNNAWRPQRGLPERAVSVLRAWLFEHFLHPYPKDSDKHMLAKQTGLTRSQVSNWFINARVRLWKPMVEEMYTEEMKEQGKNMGSMEKTLNMDQNNEDSASKSTSNQEKSPMGGGGGADNYHMNPNHNGDLEGVTGMQGSPKRLRTSEETMMQPINADFSSNEKLTMKILEERQGLRSDGGYPFMGNFGQYQMDEMSRFEVAVSDQELLAQRYSGNNNGVSLTLGLPHCDSLSSTHHQGFMQTHHGIPIGRRVKIGEADDYGAAALNGGGGSAATVHSSAAAAAAYNGMNIQNQKRYVAQLLPDFVA; encoded by the exons ATGGCTGCCTACTTCCACGGAAACCCATCGGAGATCTCAGCCGGAACCGACGGTGGTTTACAGACGTTGATCCTCATGAATCCAACGACCTACGTTCAATACACTCAACAAGACGACGACTCAAACAACAACAACAATAGCAACAACAACGCTAACAACAACAACAGTTTTGTCTTCCTCGATTCTCACGCGCCGCCGCAAAACGCGAGCCAGCAGTTCGTTGGAATACCACTCTCAGGCCACGAAGCTGCTTCCATTACAGCCGCCGACAACATCTCTGTACTTCACGGATACCCTCCGCGCGTGCAGTACAGCCTCTACAACAGCCACCAAGTGGATCCCACTCACCAGCAAGCCGCGTGTGAGACTCCACGCGCGCAGCGAGGCTTGTCTTTGAGTCTCTCGTCTCAACAGCAGCAGCAGCAACAACAACACCAGACTCTCCATCACGTCGGGTTCGGGTCCGGACCAGGAGAGGACATACGGGTTGGCCCAGGCTCTACAGGATCGGGAGTAACGAACGGGATAGCGAATCTTGTGAGCTCCAAGTACTTGAAGGCAGCGCAAGAGCTTCTAGACGAAGTAGTCAACGCTGATTCTAAAGACATCAACACTAAATCCCAACTCTTCTCATCGAAGAAAGGTACCAGTGGTACTGATAATAAAGCTGTCGGAGAATCTTCCACCGGCGCCGGAGAAGGTTCTGGTGGTGGAGGAGAAGCTTCCGGGAAACGTACGGTGGAGCTAGGAACGGCGGAGAGGCAGGAAATACAGATGAAGAAAGCAAAGCTTAGTAGTATGCTTCACGAG GTGGAGCAGAGATACAGACAGTATCACCAACAGATGCAGATGGTTATCTCATCGTTCGAGCAAGCGGCAGGAATAGGTTCCGCTAAGTTATACACGTCGCTCGCACTGAAGACCATATCAAGACAGTTCAGGTGCTTGAAAGAAGCCATCGCTGGTCAGATAAAAGCGGCCAATAAGAGCCTTGGGGAGGAAGATTCTGTCTCTGGAGTTGGGAGGCTTGAAGGGTCGAGGCTCAAGTTCGTAGACCATCACTTGAGACAGCAGAGAGCTCTTCAGCAACTTGGAATGATTCAACATCCTTCCAATAATGCTTGGAGACCTCAACGTGGTCTCCCCGAACGAGCCGTCTCAGTCCTCCGTGCTTGGCTCTTTGAACACTTTCTTCACCC ATACCCTAAGGATTCGGACAAGCACATGCTAGCCAAGCAAACAGGTCTCACTAGGAGCCAA GTCTCGAACTGGTTTATAAACGCTAGAGTTCGGCTATGGAAGCCAATGGTGGAAGAGATGTACACGGAGGAGATGAAGGAGCAGGGAAAGAACATGGGATCCATGGAGAAGACACTTAATATGGATCAAAACAACGAAGATTCTGCTTCTAAATCAACAAGTAACCAAGAGAAGAGTCCCATGGGAGGAGGAGGAGGCGCTGACAATTACCATATGAATCCTAATCATAATGGTGACCTAGAAGGCGTAACTGGAATGCAAGGAAGTCCCAAGAGGCTAAGAACAAGCGAAGAGACAATGATGCAGCCTATAAATGCGGATTTCAGCTCCAACGAGAAGCTCACAATGAAAATTCTAGAAGAAAGGCAAGGGCTAAGATCAGACGGTGGATACCCTTTCATGGGGAACTTCGGACAATACCAAATGGATGAGATGTCAAGGTTCGAAGTAGCTGTGTCGGACCAGGAGCTCTTAGCACAAAGGTATTCAGGGAACAACAATGGCGTGTCACTCACTTTAGGGTTACCTCACTGTGATAGCTTGTCGTCCACACATCATCAGGGTTTCATGCAGACTCACCATGGGATTCCGATAGGGAGAAGGGTGAAAATAGGAGAAGCAGATGATTATGGAGCCGCCGCCTTAAACGGTGGCGGAGGCTCGGCCGCAACCGTGCATTCATCAGCCGCAGCAGCCGCTGCTTACAATGGGATGAACATACAGAATCAGAAGAGATATGTGGCTCAGTTATTGCCTGACTTCGTTGCTTAA
- the LOC106339323 gene encoding E3 ubiquitin-protein ligase PUB23 has product MDEEIEIPPFFLCPISLEIMKDPVIVSTGITYDRDSIEKWLFSGKKNSCPVTKQDITDADLTPNHTLRRLIQSWCTLNASYGVERFPTPRPPICKSEIEKLIKDSASSHQNQVKCLKRLRQIVSENKTNKRCLEAAGVPEFLATIVSNNESQNVFDSSMSLTDEALSLLYHLETSETVLKNLLNKKKGRDIVSSLINIMQRGMYESRAYATLLLKNILEVAEPMHIMNLKPLVFTEVVQILEDRISHKATKAALHILVNICPWGRNRHKAVEAGAIYVMIELLMDESFSSDRRGPEMAMVVLDLLCQCAEGRAEFLNHGAAIAVVCKKILRISQTASDRAVRVLLSVGRFCATPALLHEMLQLGGVSKLCLVLQVNCGSKTKEKAKELLKLHARVWKDSPCLPRNMILAYPS; this is encoded by the coding sequence ATGGATGAAGAGATCGAGATTCCTCCTTTCTTTCTTTGCCCAATCTCTCTAGAGATCATGAAAGATCCGGTGATAGTCTCTACGGGAATAACCTACGATAGAGACAGCATCGAGAAATGGCTCTTTTCAGGCAAGAAGAACTCGTGTCCGGTCACCAAACAAGACATAACCGACGCAGATCTCACCCCAAACCACACTCTTCGACGTCTCATCCAATCTTGGTGCACTTTAAACGCATCCTACGGCGTGGAGAGGTTCCCGACCCCGAGACCTCCGATATGTAAATCTGAGATCGAAAAGCTCATAAAAGATTCAGCCTCTTCTCATCAAAACCAGGTCAAGTGTCTCAAAAGACTTCGTCAGATTGTGTCGGAGAACAAGACCAACAAGAGGTGTTTAGAGGCAGCGGGAGTACCGGAGTTCTTGGCCACCATCGTAAGCAACAACGAGTCACAAAACGTATTTGACTCTTCGATGAGTTTGACCGACGAAGCCCTCAGCTTACTGTACCATCTCGAGACTTCAGAGACAGTCCTCAAGAACCTTTTAAACAAAAAGAAAGGTAGAGATATTGTTAGCTCGTTGATAAATATCATGCAGCGAGGGATGTACGAATCTAGAGCCTACGCAACTTTGCTTCTCAAGAACATTCTTGAAGTAGCGGAACCAATGCATATTATGAATTTGAAGCCATTGGTTTTCACTGAGGTCGTCCAGATCCTGGAAGACCGGATCTCACACAAGGCGACAAAAGCTGCTTTGCATATATTGGTGAACATATGCCCATGGGGAAGGAACAGACACAAGGCCGTGGAAGCTGGAGCGATCTATGTTATGATTGAGCTTCTCATGGACGAGAGCTTCTCATCAGATAGGAGAGGTCCAGAGATGGCGATGGTGGTTCTTGATCTGTTGTGTCAGTGTGCGGAGGGACGAGCCGAGTTCTTGAACCACGGAGCAGCTATAGCAGTGGTGTGCAAGAAGATATTGAGGATTTCGCAGACGGCGAGCGATAGAGCTGTTAGGGTTTTGTTATCGGTGGGAAGGTTCTGCGCGACGCCGGCTTTGCTGCACGAGATGTTACAGTTGGGGGGCGTATCGAAGCTGTGTCTTGTGCTTCAGGTTAACTGTGGAAGCAAGACTAAAGAGAAGGCAAAGGAGTTGCTTAAGTTGCACGCTAGAGTTTGGAAGGACTCGCCTTGTCTCCCAAGAAACATGATTCTTGCGTATCCCTCGTGA